From Coffea arabica cultivar ET-39 chromosome 2e, Coffea Arabica ET-39 HiFi, whole genome shotgun sequence, the proteins below share one genomic window:
- the LOC113729953 gene encoding uncharacterized protein, whose protein sequence is MECNKDEALRAKTIAEGKLENKDFTGAKKFASKAQSLYPGLDGLSQMLTTIDVYISAENKISGEVDWYGVLGVNPSADDETVRKQYRKLALLLHPDKNRSVGADGAFKLLCEAWSLLSDKSKRLAYNMRRSPKGFQQKVPTQTSGPSEPPRSNGYHNHSGRTTSAPKTQNTRRTDTFWTICHRCKMHYEYLKQYLNHTLLCPNCHEAFYASETAPPFNYSKSSNLASRHRHQNSSNHAPTSNLFDPRRNATASAKDSGPGPAGLQSSTYTGNFPQDRFSRTGSVGSTDPSIAAKAANVIQQAQERMKRERDASQAAAAGWDGNSSYNSAFDGERVYKKTRLDDDGYCYGANTAYHRTTVNGGSSFAGTSAPRKAGFEHDKVHGFSFAYSKPNCMRELTPVENRNMLMAKARKEILKKLTEWRSQNASKAVQTEKMKATDTKKEKERNSRNDHGRDLNGSGESSATRLADHAEKSAGTPTAGDVDEEHVVAEAMNVPDPDFHDFDQDRAESSFGENEVWAAYDDDDGMPRFYAMVNKVISRNPFKLRISWLNSKTSNEFGKMDWIGSGFYKTCGEFRLGRYEINKSINSFSHKVKWSKVRGVVHIFPKKGEVWALYKNWSTDWNEDTPEELIHKYDMMVVLVDYDEERGVSVAPLVKVAGFKTVFLPNLEPEKVMKIPKEEMFRFSHQVPNYQLTGKEAQNAPEGCLELDPAATPLDLLQVITDDSEVQKQVMQNVPGTRADEIADRASEAEKEEKVEIGEAVKKEE, encoded by the coding sequence ATGGAGTGCAATAAAGACGAGGCCCTTCGAGCGAAAACCATTGCTGAGGGGAAGCTAGAGAACAAGGACTTCACTGGTGCTAAGAAATTTGCTTCGAAAGCTCAAAGTCTATACCCTGGACTTGATGGTCTTTCCCAAATGTTGACAACCATTGATGTTTATATCTCTGCTGAAAACAAGATTAGCGGAGAAGTTGATTGGTATGGTGTACTTGGAGTAAATCCCTCTGCTGATGATGAAACAGTAAGGAAGCAGTATAGGAAATTGGCTCTCCTGCTTCACCCTGATAAAAATAGATCTGTTGGTGCTGATGGTGCCTTTAAACTTCTTTGTGAGGCCTGGAGCTTGTTATCTGACAAGTCTAAGAGGTTAGCATACAACATGAGGAGGTCTCCAAAAGGATTTCAGCAAAAAGTTCCAACTCAGACTAGTGGTCCATCTGAACCTCCACGATCAAATGGTTACCACAATCACTCAGGCAGGACAACTTCAGCTCCCAAGACACAGAACACTAGGAGAACTGATACTTTTTGGACTATTTGTCATCGGTGCAAGATGCATTATGAATATCTTAAACAATATCTCAACCACACTCTTCTTTGTCCAAACTGTCACGAGGCTTTTTATGCATCAGAGACTGCTCCACCCTTCAATTATTCCAAGTCGTCGAACTTGGCTTCAAGGCATCGGCATCAAAATTCAAGTAATCATGCACCTACTAGTAATTTATTTGATCCAAGAAGAAATGCTACTGCTTCTGCTAAGGATTCAGGACCTGGACCAGCAGGGCTTCAGTCGTCGACTTATACAGGTAACTTCCCCCAGGATAGATTTTCTAGGACTGGTAGTGTTGGCAGCACAGATCCTTCAATTGCAGCAAAGGCAGCCAATGTCATTCAGCAGGCACAGGAGAGAATGAAGAGAGAGCGTGATGCATCACAGGCTGCTGCTGCAGGGTGGGACGGAAATTCCAGCTACAATTCTGCTTTTGATGGAGAGAGGGTTTACAAAAAGACACGACTAGATGATGATGGTTATTGTTATGGAGCAAACACGGCATATCACCGAACCACAGTAAATGGTGGTTCCAGTTTTGCTGGTACATCAGCACCAAGAAAAGCTGGATTTGAACATGATAAGGTTCatggtttttcttttgcttaCAGTAAGCCCAACTGCATGAGAGAACTGACTCCAGTTGAAAACAGGAACATGCTAATGGCAAAGGCACGCAAGGAGATATTAAAGAAACTAACTGAATGGAGATCACAGAATGCAAGCAAAGCTGTCCAGACAGAGAAAATGAAGGCGACAgatacaaagaaagaaaaagaaagaaactccaGGAATGATCATGGTCGTGATCTAAATGGGTCTGGTGAGTCTTCTGCTACCCGACTGGCTGACCATGCAGAGAAGAGTGCTGGTACCCCCACTGCTGGTGACGTTGATGAAGAACATGTTGTGGCAGAAGCAATGAATGTCCCAGATCCTGATTTTCATGATTTTGATCAGGACAGGGCAGAGAGTTCCTTTGGAGAAAATGAGGTTTGGGCTGCATATGATGACGATGATGGCATGCCTCGTTTCTATGCTATGGTTAATAAGGTGATATCAAGGAATCCATTTAAGCTGAGAATTAGCTGGCTTAACTCTAAAACCAGTAACGAATTTGGTAAAATGGACTGGATTGGTTCTGGTTTCTATAAAACATGTGGGGAGTTCAGACTTGGTAGATATGAAATCAACAAGTCCATCAATTCATTTTCCCACAAGGTTAAGTGGTCAAAAGTACGTGGCGTTGTTCACATATTTCCCAAAAAGGGAGAAGTTTGGGCACTGTATAAAAATTGGTCCACTGATTGGAACGAGGATACACCTGAGGAGTTGATACACAAGTATGACATGATGGTAGTGCTTGTTGACTACGATGAGGAACGAGGTGTGTCTGTTGCCCCTCTAGTCAAGGTTGCTGGTTTCAAGACGGTATTTCTTCCAAATTTGGAGCCAGAAAAGGTAATGAAAATACCTAAAGAGGAGATGTTTCGGTTCTCTCATCAGGTCCCAAATTACCAGCTTACAGGTAAAGAAGCTCAAAACGCCCCTGAGGGTTGCCTGGAGCTGGACCCTGCGGCTACCCCATTGGATCTTCTTCAGGTTATAACTGATGACTCTGAGGTTCAGAAACAGGTCATGCAGAATGTTCCAGGCACTAGGGCAGATGAAATTGCTGACAGGGCTTCTGAAGctgaaaaagaagagaaggtAGAGATTGGGGAAGCTGTGAAGAAAGAAGAGTAA